In Leptospira licerasiae serovar Varillal str. VAR 010, the sequence GTAAAGGTGCGAGATTCTTTCGCTCTCAAAAGATTCAGTCATGTGCAACATCTATCTACTGAAGTTTCCGGGATCATCCGTGCGGGTCAGGATATGTTTTCAGGATTAGCTTCTTCTTTTCCAACTGGAACGTTAAGCGGCGCTCCGAAGATAGAATCCATGAAGATCATTCACAGAATAGAAAACGATCCAAGAGGTCCCTATGGAGGAGCAGTAGGAAGATTCGGCTTTGATGGAAATTGTTCCTTCTGTATTCCGATCCGAAGTTATTTTAGAAAGGAAGAAGAGGCAGTGGTCCGTGCCTCCGGAGGGATCGTTATGGATTCGAATCCGGATGCGGAATACCATGAGATAGGTCATAAATTAGGAGCGGTTTTAAAAGCGATGGAGGCAGCTCGATGAAAGTATTATTAGTAGATCATCACGATTCTTTTTCCTATAATCTATTTCAACTTATAGGAGAAATTTTAGAAGAAGAGTTTCCTTACAGATTCCGATTGGATGTGATCCGTCAGAATGAAACCGATGTTTCCAAAATTGTCCAAGAAAAATACGATAGGATCTTGCTTTCTCCCGGCCCAGGAACTCCGGAAGATCCTGAATATTTCGGCTGTTCGATGGAGATCCTAAAAAGACTGGAAGGAGAGGTCCCAATTTTGGGGGTTTGTTTGGGAATGCAGGGGATGGCCCATTTTGCAGGAGCAAACATTATAAAAGCAGAATATCCTATGCACGGAAAAATTTCCGAGATCAAAACGGACGGTAAAGGAGTGTTTCGGGATCTTCCTTCCGATCTGAAAGTGATGAGATATCATTCTCTGGTGGTGGATGATAATTCTCTCGGGATAGAATGGGAAAGGACTGCTTATGCAGGCTCGGAGCTAATGGGAATTCGTAATAAGGAAAAAAGAATGGAAGGAGTTCAATTCCATCCCGAGTCGTTTGCAACCGAAGGTGGACGGAAAATGCTTTCAAATTTCCTAATGTAATTTAGGAAGCAAGTGAGGAAGGGAAATCCTTTAGAAATTCTTGGATTTTTTCTCCCAGATCTTCTATTCGGAAAGGTTTTCCTAAATAATCGTCCATGCCTGCTTCGGCACATGCTTTTCTGTCTTCCGGGCTGTCATGGGCGGTGACTGCTATGATCCAAGGAACCTTTTTCAGGCTAGGTTTCTTCTTTAAGATCCGCGCTGTTTCGAGTCCGCTCAACTCTGGCATTTGTATATCTAAAAGAAGAAGATCCACATCCTTCTCTTCCCAATATGCCAAGGCGTCAATTCCGTTCGAAACGATTGCGCAACTTAATCCTAATTTTTCCAACATCTTTTGGATTAATCGTTGGTTGACTGGATTATCTTCCGCGACAAGGATTTTCAGATCTTGATGTTCCGAGAAATCGAAATTGATCAGACTTTTTGATCTTGCAATTTTGACTTTTTCGGAAATGTCCGCTTTCGGAAGAGTCATTTCTAAAATGAATTTAGAGCCCTGGGCCGACTCGCTTTGTACGGATATATTCCAATCCAATGCTTCGCAGATACGTTTGCAGATAGAAAGTCCAAGTCCTGTTCCACCATACTTTCTAGTAGTAGAAATATCGGTTTGAGAGAATGCTTCGAATAAGGTCGGGA encodes:
- a CDS encoding anthranilate synthase component II — translated: MKVLLVDHHDSFSYNLFQLIGEILEEEFPYRFRLDVIRQNETDVSKIVQEKYDRILLSPGPGTPEDPEYFGCSMEILKRLEGEVPILGVCLGMQGMAHFAGANIIKAEYPMHGKISEIKTDGKGVFRDLPSDLKVMRYHSLVVDDNSLGIEWERTAYAGSELMGIRNKEKRMEGVQFHPESFATEGGRKMLSNFLM